From Arthrobacter sp. FW306-2-2C-D06B, a single genomic window includes:
- a CDS encoding DUF1697 domain-containing protein yields the protein MNSFAVFLRGINVGGINIKMADLKAALKAYPFADVKTLLASGNVVLQSELDASAVKDEFEKCLREAFGYDAWVVVLTAERVAELVEACPYPADDKTTHSYITLASDAAMLDELFDAGTALGSAGEGGVDQVRLGPEASAWLAPAGGTLDSPFSKLSAKARYKASTTTRNLRTLIKVRDAVKALQK from the coding sequence ATGAACAGCTTTGCCGTGTTCCTGCGTGGAATCAACGTGGGCGGGATCAACATCAAGATGGCCGACCTCAAAGCAGCCCTCAAGGCGTACCCTTTCGCCGACGTCAAGACCCTGCTGGCCAGTGGCAACGTCGTGCTCCAGAGCGAGCTCGACGCCTCGGCAGTCAAGGATGAGTTTGAAAAGTGCTTGAGGGAAGCATTCGGTTATGACGCCTGGGTGGTGGTCCTGACTGCCGAACGGGTTGCCGAATTGGTGGAAGCCTGCCCCTATCCGGCCGACGACAAAACGACGCACAGCTACATCACCCTCGCCTCGGACGCGGCAATGTTGGACGAACTATTCGACGCCGGCACAGCCCTCGGCTCCGCCGGGGAGGGCGGCGTCGATCAAGTCCGGCTGGGTCCCGAGGCCTCGGCCTGGCTTGCCCCGGCGGGAGGGACCCTGGACAGCCCGTTCAGCAAGCTCTCCGCAAAGGCCCGCTACAAAGCGAGCACCACCACCCGGAACCTGCGCACGCTCATCAAGGTCAGGGACGCCGTAAAGGCCCTCCAGAAGTAA
- a CDS encoding NAD(P)H-dependent glycerol-3-phosphate dehydrogenase: MTSGEELIGDKGVVAVLGAGSWGTTFAKVLADAAIATGAERSIRIWGRRDEVVAQINAEHRNVQYLKDIALPDSITASTDVAEVLAGAGIVILAVPAQSLRLQLRKWKPLVAPGAVVVSLMKGLELGTDSRMSQVISEELDIPQERVAVVSGPNLAMEIARQEPTASVVACSDEATAASFALYCTAPYFRPYTSNDVVGVEIGGIVKNVIALAVGICEGKQMGDNTKASVITRGLAETSRLALALGGEARTMAGLAGLGDLVATCSSPLSRNHTAGRLLGEGLTLDQVTERMTQTAEGIKSGYAVYELAGKLGVDMPITAAVVAVLEGKLSVDELGPRLLARSLKSEGDY; the protein is encoded by the coding sequence GTGACCTCAGGGGAAGAACTCATAGGCGACAAAGGTGTTGTCGCCGTGCTTGGCGCGGGATCCTGGGGTACAACGTTCGCAAAGGTCCTGGCGGATGCCGCAATTGCCACCGGCGCGGAGCGCAGTATCCGCATTTGGGGCCGCCGGGACGAAGTGGTAGCGCAAATCAATGCGGAGCACCGCAACGTCCAGTACTTGAAGGACATTGCGCTGCCCGATTCCATTACGGCTTCAACAGATGTGGCAGAGGTACTCGCGGGTGCCGGAATCGTGATTTTGGCCGTGCCGGCGCAGTCGCTGCGGCTTCAACTGCGCAAGTGGAAACCGCTCGTTGCCCCTGGCGCCGTGGTCGTTTCCCTCATGAAGGGCCTTGAACTCGGTACGGATTCCCGCATGAGCCAGGTCATTTCCGAGGAACTCGACATTCCGCAGGAAAGGGTAGCCGTTGTTTCGGGGCCCAACCTGGCAATGGAGATCGCTCGCCAGGAACCGACGGCTTCCGTGGTGGCCTGCAGCGACGAAGCTACGGCTGCATCGTTCGCGCTCTATTGCACCGCACCATATTTCCGCCCCTACACGAGCAATGACGTGGTCGGCGTCGAAATCGGGGGGATCGTGAAGAACGTGATCGCCTTGGCCGTCGGTATCTGCGAAGGCAAGCAAATGGGTGACAACACCAAGGCCTCGGTGATCACGCGGGGTCTTGCGGAGACCTCCCGGCTGGCCCTTGCCTTGGGCGGCGAGGCCCGCACTATGGCAGGCCTAGCCGGCCTGGGGGACCTCGTGGCTACCTGCTCTTCGCCACTGTCCCGGAACCACACGGCGGGACGGTTGCTCGGCGAAGGTTTGACCCTGGACCAGGTTACCGAACGTATGACGCAGACGGCGGAAGGCATTAAATCCGGGTACGCTGTCTACGAACTAGCCGGAAAACTCGGTGTCGACATGCCGATCACCGCGGCCGTGGTAGCCGTCCTCGAAGGCAAACTGTCCGTTGATGAACTTGGGCCCAGACTCCTGGCCCGCTCCCTGAAGTCCGAAGGCGATTACTGA
- the murA gene encoding UDP-N-acetylglucosamine 1-carboxyvinyltransferase has translation MSSVLTIRGGVPLTGRVTVRGAKNLVPKAMVASLLGNEPSVLRNVPEIKDVEVVTSLLQLHGVTVQKDPVTGDLTLDPKNAKTASSTAIDAHAGDSRIPILLCGPLIHAIGEAFIPDLGGCKIGDRPIDYHLNVLRQFGAVVEKRPGGIHISAPKGLHGAKISLPYPSVGATEQVLLSATRAEGITELSGAATEPEIIDLIAVLQKMGAIISVQTDRTIRIEGVRDLGGYDHRALADRNESASWASAALVTRGDIFVEGASQRDMMTFLNTYRKVGGGMDIREDGIRFYHPGGKLSPLVLETDVHPGFMTDWQQPLVVALTQAEGVSIVHETVYENRFGFTDALTRMGATIQVHRECLGSVPCRFGQRNFLHSAVVSGPTPLRGTDIDIPDLRGGFSHLIAALAATGTSRVTGIDIINRGYERFTEKLAGLGADFDLTESK, from the coding sequence ATGAGTAGTGTTCTGACAATCCGCGGTGGCGTCCCTTTGACCGGCCGTGTCACCGTCAGAGGTGCCAAGAACCTTGTTCCCAAGGCCATGGTGGCCTCCCTCCTCGGCAACGAACCCTCGGTGTTGCGGAACGTCCCGGAAATCAAGGACGTAGAGGTTGTCACCAGCCTGTTGCAGCTCCATGGCGTGACTGTTCAGAAGGATCCCGTCACCGGCGATCTCACCCTGGATCCCAAGAATGCCAAGACCGCGTCCAGCACCGCGATCGACGCCCACGCCGGGGACTCACGTATCCCGATCCTGCTGTGCGGTCCTTTGATCCATGCCATCGGCGAAGCATTCATTCCCGATCTCGGCGGCTGCAAAATCGGCGACCGGCCCATCGATTACCACTTGAACGTGCTCCGACAGTTTGGCGCCGTCGTCGAAAAGCGCCCGGGCGGTATCCACATTTCCGCTCCCAAGGGACTCCACGGCGCCAAGATCTCGCTCCCGTACCCGTCGGTGGGAGCGACGGAACAAGTCCTGCTGAGTGCCACACGCGCCGAGGGCATCACCGAACTGAGCGGTGCCGCTACCGAACCGGAAATCATCGACCTCATCGCCGTGCTGCAGAAGATGGGTGCCATCATCAGCGTCCAGACCGATCGCACCATCAGGATCGAGGGTGTTCGGGACCTGGGTGGCTACGACCACCGCGCACTGGCAGACCGCAATGAATCGGCGTCCTGGGCTTCCGCTGCCCTGGTGACCCGCGGAGACATCTTCGTTGAGGGTGCTTCCCAGAGAGACATGATGACCTTCCTCAACACCTACCGCAAGGTGGGCGGCGGCATGGATATCCGCGAGGACGGCATCCGTTTCTACCACCCCGGCGGAAAGCTGAGCCCGCTCGTCCTTGAAACCGATGTGCACCCGGGCTTCATGACCGATTGGCAACAGCCACTCGTGGTCGCCCTGACCCAGGCAGAAGGCGTCTCAATTGTCCACGAAACCGTGTACGAAAACCGGTTCGGCTTCACTGATGCACTGACCCGCATGGGCGCAACCATCCAGGTCCACCGCGAATGCCTCGGGAGTGTGCCATGCCGCTTCGGCCAGCGCAATTTCCTGCATTCCGCCGTCGTCTCAGGACCCACTCCGCTGAGGGGCACCGACATCGACATCCCCGATCTCCGTGGTGGATTCAGCCACCTTATTGCGGCGCTCGCCGCGACCGGCACATCCAGGGTGACCGGGATCGACATCATCAACCGCGGCTACGAGCGCTTCACTGAAAAGCTCGCCGGGCTGGGCGCCGATTTCGACCTCACCGAATCCAAGTAA
- a CDS encoding IclR family transcriptional regulator: protein MDNSSGVGVIDKAAQVLDALEAGPTTLAQLVAATGLARPTVHRLALALVHHRLVSRDIQGRFVLGSRLVELASAAGEDRLIASAGPVLIQLRDATGESAQIFRRQGDWRVCVASAERPIGLRDTIPVGTQLSMKAGSAAQILLAWEDHDRLLDGLQNARFTPTVLAGVRRRGWAQSLGEREPGVASVSAPVRGPSGRVIAAVSISGPIERLTRQPGRLHAEVVCNAARVLTEALRKNND, encoded by the coding sequence ATGGACAATTCTAGTGGAGTCGGCGTCATCGATAAAGCGGCCCAGGTGCTCGACGCTCTTGAGGCGGGGCCAACCACCTTGGCCCAACTTGTGGCAGCAACAGGGCTGGCCCGCCCCACCGTGCACCGGCTGGCGCTCGCCCTCGTCCACCACCGCCTCGTGAGCCGCGACATCCAGGGCCGTTTTGTCCTCGGCAGCCGCCTTGTTGAGCTTGCTTCGGCGGCTGGCGAAGACCGGCTCATCGCTTCTGCGGGCCCGGTCTTGATCCAATTGCGCGACGCCACGGGAGAGAGCGCCCAAATCTTCCGACGTCAGGGCGACTGGCGCGTCTGCGTTGCCTCGGCCGAACGCCCCATCGGGCTGCGCGACACCATTCCCGTGGGCACCCAACTCTCCATGAAGGCCGGCTCCGCCGCCCAGATCCTGCTGGCGTGGGAAGACCACGACCGCCTCCTGGACGGACTTCAGAACGCCCGGTTCACTCCGACCGTCCTGGCAGGAGTACGACGCCGGGGCTGGGCCCAGAGCCTCGGCGAACGCGAACCTGGAGTCGCCTCGGTCTCCGCACCCGTGCGCGGCCCTTCCGGCCGCGTCATTGCCGCAGTGTCCATCTCCGGCCCCATCGAGCGCCTGACCCGCCAGCCGGGACGTCTGCATGCCGAAGTCGTCTGCAACGCCGCCCGGGTATTGACTGAAGCCCTGCGCAAGAACAACGACTAA
- the leuC gene encoding 3-isopropylmalate dehydratase large subunit: MGKTLAEKVWDAHVVRKGEGEGANAQPDLLFIDLHLVHEVTSPQAFEGLRLAGRPLRRPDLTIATEDHNTPTLDIDKPIADLTSRTQIQTLRNNCKEFGVRLHSLGDAEQGIVHVVGPQLGLTQPGMTVVCGDSHTSTHGAFGALAMGIGTSEVEHVMATQTLSLKPFKTMAINVEGTLRPGVSAKDIILAVIAKIGTGGGQGYVLEYRGSAIRALSMDARMTICNMSIEAGARAGLVAPDQTTYDYMYGRPHAPQGEEWDAAVEYWNTLHTDDDATFDVEVDLDADTLEPFVTWGTNPGQGISLNEAVPFPGDFGDENAKLAAERALQYMGLEAGTPMKDIRVDTVFLGSCTNSRIEDLRAAADVIRGREKDPQVRMLVVPGSARVRLEAEAEGLDKVFKEFGAEWRFAGCSMCLGMNPDQLEPGERCASTSNRNFEGRQGKGGRTHLVSPVVAAATAVRGTLSSPSDLEPASVSASTTTDAA, from the coding sequence GTGGGAAAGACACTGGCCGAGAAAGTTTGGGATGCGCACGTGGTGCGCAAGGGCGAAGGCGAAGGAGCCAACGCCCAGCCCGATCTTCTGTTCATCGACCTGCACCTCGTGCATGAGGTGACCTCACCGCAGGCCTTCGAGGGCTTGCGCCTGGCCGGACGCCCCCTGCGCCGCCCCGACCTCACCATCGCCACTGAAGACCACAACACACCGACGCTGGACATCGACAAGCCGATCGCCGACCTGACCAGCCGCACCCAGATCCAGACCCTGCGCAACAACTGCAAGGAGTTCGGAGTCCGCCTGCACTCGCTCGGCGACGCCGAACAAGGCATTGTGCACGTCGTCGGCCCGCAGCTGGGCCTCACCCAGCCCGGCATGACAGTAGTTTGCGGCGATTCGCACACCTCGACCCACGGCGCCTTCGGAGCGCTCGCCATGGGCATCGGCACCTCCGAGGTGGAACATGTCATGGCCACCCAGACGCTGTCCCTCAAGCCATTCAAGACCATGGCCATCAACGTTGAAGGCACCCTGCGCCCTGGCGTCTCGGCGAAGGACATCATCCTCGCAGTCATCGCCAAGATCGGCACAGGCGGCGGCCAGGGCTACGTGCTGGAGTACCGTGGCTCGGCCATCCGGGCGCTCTCCATGGATGCCCGCATGACCATCTGCAACATGTCCATCGAAGCCGGAGCCCGCGCTGGCTTGGTGGCTCCGGACCAGACGACCTACGACTACATGTACGGCCGCCCGCACGCCCCGCAGGGCGAGGAGTGGGATGCCGCCGTCGAATACTGGAACACGCTGCACACCGACGACGACGCCACTTTCGATGTCGAGGTGGACCTCGACGCCGATACCTTGGAACCGTTCGTGACCTGGGGAACCAACCCGGGCCAGGGCATTTCACTCAACGAAGCGGTACCGTTCCCCGGCGACTTCGGTGACGAGAACGCCAAGCTGGCGGCCGAGCGCGCGCTGCAGTACATGGGCCTCGAAGCCGGGACACCCATGAAGGACATCCGGGTGGACACGGTCTTCCTCGGATCCTGCACCAACTCCCGCATCGAGGACCTCCGCGCCGCCGCCGATGTCATCCGCGGGCGGGAAAAGGACCCGCAGGTCCGGATGCTCGTGGTCCCCGGCTCGGCACGCGTTCGCCTGGAAGCCGAAGCAGAGGGCCTGGACAAGGTGTTCAAGGAATTCGGCGCTGAATGGCGCTTTGCCGGCTGCTCCATGTGCCTGGGCATGAATCCGGACCAGCTGGAACCGGGGGAGCGCTGCGCATCCACCTCGAACCGTAACTTCGAGGGGCGACAAGGCAAGGGCGGCCGCACCCACTTGGTTTCGCCGGTCGTCGCTGCAGCCACGGCAGTACGCGGAACGCTGAGCTCGCCTTCGGACCTGGAGCCCGCCTCTGTTTCCGCATCCACCACCACCGACGCCGCCTAG
- the gltX gene encoding glutamate--tRNA ligase yields the protein MTTVAASNSAAIPAVNAETPVRVRFCPSPTGTPHVGLIRTALFNWAYARHTGGKLIFRIEDTDSARDSEESYHQLLDALKWLGIDWDEGVEVGGPHEPYRQSQRSDMYQDVIAKLKAGGHIYESYSTPEEIEARHRAAGRDPKLGYDGFDRHVTEEQLAQYKAEGRNAVLRLRMPDEDLTFNDLVRGEITFKAGSVPDFAVVRANGAPLYTLVNPVDDALMGITHVLRGEDLLSSTPRQIALYRALYAIGVAEYMPEFGHLPYVMGQGNKKLSKRDPESSLFLHRERGFIREGLLNYLSLLGWSLSADEDIFTVEQLVANFDIHDVLGNPARFDIKKAEAINGTHVRMLTPEDFRQRLVPYLRAAGFVGEILTPRQEEILAESAPLIQERITLLGEAPEMLAFLFKNDDAIDVADDARKGLPENLGEVLDAALAALEPLADWTAESIQAALKQALVEDLGIKPRLAFGPVRSAISGRRISPPLFESMVILGKDSSLTRLRAFRG from the coding sequence ATGACTACTGTTGCTGCGTCGAACTCTGCCGCCATTCCTGCCGTGAACGCTGAAACCCCGGTCCGCGTCCGGTTCTGCCCCTCACCCACGGGAACTCCGCACGTTGGGTTGATCCGTACGGCCCTCTTCAACTGGGCCTACGCACGGCACACCGGTGGCAAACTGATTTTCCGGATCGAGGACACGGACTCGGCCCGCGACAGCGAGGAAAGCTATCACCAACTGCTTGACGCGTTGAAGTGGCTCGGCATCGATTGGGACGAGGGCGTCGAGGTTGGCGGGCCGCACGAACCGTACCGCCAGTCGCAGCGCAGCGACATGTACCAGGACGTCATCGCCAAACTCAAAGCCGGCGGTCATATCTATGAGTCGTACTCCACTCCCGAGGAGATCGAAGCACGGCACCGGGCCGCGGGCCGGGATCCGAAGCTCGGGTACGACGGCTTTGACCGCCACGTCACCGAGGAACAGCTCGCCCAGTACAAGGCCGAGGGCCGTAATGCCGTGTTGCGCCTGCGCATGCCGGACGAAGACCTGACCTTCAACGACCTTGTGCGCGGGGAGATCACGTTCAAGGCCGGATCCGTGCCCGACTTCGCCGTGGTGCGCGCCAACGGCGCCCCGCTGTACACGCTCGTGAACCCCGTTGACGACGCACTCATGGGGATCACGCACGTCCTGCGCGGCGAAGACCTGCTCAGCTCCACTCCGCGGCAGATCGCCCTCTACCGGGCGCTCTACGCCATCGGTGTGGCCGAGTACATGCCCGAGTTCGGCCACCTTCCCTACGTCATGGGCCAGGGCAACAAGAAGCTATCCAAGCGTGATCCGGAATCCAGCCTCTTCCTGCACCGTGAACGCGGCTTCATCCGCGAAGGATTGCTCAACTACTTGTCCCTCCTGGGCTGGTCCCTGAGCGCCGACGAGGACATCTTCACCGTCGAGCAGCTCGTGGCCAACTTCGACATCCACGACGTCCTGGGCAACCCGGCGCGCTTCGATATCAAGAAGGCCGAAGCCATTAACGGAACGCACGTGCGCATGCTCACTCCGGAGGATTTCCGTCAGCGGCTCGTGCCGTACCTGCGCGCCGCAGGCTTCGTGGGGGAGATCCTGACTCCGCGCCAGGAAGAGATACTTGCCGAGTCCGCGCCGCTGATCCAGGAACGGATCACCCTGCTGGGCGAGGCTCCCGAGATGCTCGCCTTCCTTTTCAAGAACGACGACGCGATCGACGTCGCCGACGACGCCCGCAAGGGACTCCCCGAGAACCTGGGTGAGGTGCTGGACGCCGCGTTGGCTGCGCTCGAACCCCTCGCCGACTGGACCGCAGAGAGCATCCAGGCAGCGCTCAAGCAGGCCTTGGTGGAGGACCTGGGCATCAAGCCGCGCCTCGCGTTCGGCCCGGTGCGCTCGGCAATCTCCGGCCGCCGCATCTCGCCGCCGCTGTTCGAATCGATGGTCATCCTGGGCAAGGATTCCTCGCTCACCCGCTTGCGCGCGTTCCGCGGCTAG
- the leuD gene encoding 3-isopropylmalate dehydratase small subunit, translating into MEKFTTHTGIGVPLRQSNVDTDQIIPAVYLKRITRTGFEDALFSAWRKDPSFILNQEPFNAGSVLVAGPDFGTGSSREHAVWALKDYGFKAVLSSRFADIFRGNSGKQGLLAAELAQDDIELIWKVLENAPGTEVKVDLVSKTVECGNVVAPFEIDDYTRWRLLEGLDDIGLTLQHEEDITAYEATRPSFKPKTLPARIQ; encoded by the coding sequence ATGGAAAAGTTCACCACCCACACCGGCATCGGTGTCCCGCTGCGCCAGAGCAATGTGGACACGGACCAGATCATCCCAGCGGTTTACCTGAAGCGGATTACCCGTACCGGTTTCGAAGACGCGCTGTTCTCAGCGTGGCGCAAGGACCCGTCCTTCATCCTGAACCAGGAACCGTTCAACGCCGGCTCCGTACTTGTGGCTGGACCCGATTTCGGTACCGGTTCGTCCCGGGAGCACGCAGTCTGGGCACTGAAGGATTACGGGTTCAAAGCCGTACTCTCCTCCCGGTTCGCGGATATTTTCCGCGGCAACTCGGGAAAGCAAGGCCTCCTGGCGGCCGAGCTTGCCCAGGACGACATCGAGCTCATCTGGAAGGTGCTCGAAAACGCGCCCGGCACCGAAGTCAAGGTGGACCTCGTGTCCAAGACCGTCGAGTGCGGAAACGTCGTGGCACCGTTCGAGATCGATGACTACACCCGTTGGCGCCTCCTGGAAGGCCTGGATGACATCGGACTGACGCTCCAGCACGAGGAAGACATCACGGCCTACGAGGCCACGAGGCCTTCCTTCAAGCCGAAAACCCTGCCGGCACGAATCCAGTAG
- a CDS encoding MBL fold metallo-hydrolase, with translation MNPVNDATFQNSSPLTRSLLAPNPGPMSLDGTNSYVIAAPDAAGVVVVDPGPLDEPHLSALAAAGSVELVLITHRHKDHTEASARFHETTGAPVRAADPAHCHGGEPLRGGEVIEAAGVEIRVLATPGHTSDSVCFHLPGDGPDGSVLTGDTILGRGTTVLDYPDGRLADYLASLDTLESLGPATLLPAHGPVLPAVDVVCREYRAHREMRLDQIREALARLGAQAGVPAVTDAVYPDVDPSVRWAAETSVAAQLDYLRG, from the coding sequence GTGAATCCGGTCAATGACGCCACTTTCCAGAACAGCAGCCCCCTCACCCGTTCGCTGCTCGCGCCCAATCCGGGTCCGATGAGCCTCGACGGCACCAACTCGTACGTCATTGCCGCGCCGGACGCTGCCGGAGTCGTCGTCGTCGATCCCGGGCCCCTCGACGAACCGCACCTCTCGGCCTTGGCGGCCGCAGGATCCGTGGAACTCGTTCTCATCACCCATCGCCACAAGGACCATACCGAGGCCTCTGCGCGCTTCCACGAAACCACCGGCGCACCCGTCCGCGCGGCGGATCCGGCGCACTGCCACGGAGGCGAACCGTTGCGGGGTGGCGAGGTCATCGAGGCTGCGGGTGTTGAGATCCGCGTGCTTGCCACGCCGGGCCATACTTCGGATTCAGTCTGCTTCCACCTTCCCGGCGACGGACCCGATGGCTCCGTGCTGACGGGCGACACCATCCTGGGACGCGGAACCACGGTCCTGGACTATCCCGATGGAAGGCTGGCGGATTACCTCGCCAGCCTCGACACACTCGAAAGCCTCGGCCCCGCAACACTGTTGCCGGCTCACGGTCCCGTGCTGCCGGCCGTCGACGTCGTATGCCGCGAGTACCGGGCCCATAGGGAGATGCGACTGGACCAGATCCGCGAAGCACTCGCGCGGCTCGGGGCCCAAGCCGGGGTCCCGGCCGTCACCGACGCGGTGTATCCCGACGTCGATCCTTCCGTGCGGTGGGCCGCTGAAACGTCGGTGGCGGCGCAATTGGACTATCTGCGAGGCTAG
- a CDS encoding HAD family hydrolase, with protein sequence MISALHESFGTVRGVLFDIDDTLVDLEYAMTTALRDVSEHLLPGLDQAGWEKFGRIFTHETTHFYDRYLAGELTFNEQRLLRGRAALGHFGVELGGEDSHTWLNDYSRLQPSYVRAFSDVLPVLDALDAVGIPYGAVSNNVHDYQRVKLDSAGLARVSVLVGTDTVGVPKPDPAIYLEGVRRLGTNPAETLFVGDNRLLDAEGATAAGLLGIWLNRTGELASDFSGREIDALTRLLA encoded by the coding sequence GTGATCAGCGCACTTCATGAGTCATTCGGCACGGTCCGGGGTGTCCTGTTCGACATCGACGACACCTTGGTGGATCTCGAGTACGCCATGACCACGGCCCTCCGTGACGTGAGCGAACACCTCCTGCCCGGCCTGGACCAGGCCGGGTGGGAGAAGTTCGGACGGATCTTCACGCACGAAACCACGCACTTCTATGACCGGTACCTCGCCGGCGAGTTGACGTTCAACGAGCAGCGCCTCCTGCGCGGCCGTGCGGCCCTGGGGCATTTCGGCGTGGAACTCGGCGGCGAGGACTCCCATACGTGGCTCAATGACTACTCCCGCCTGCAGCCCAGTTATGTCAGGGCCTTCAGCGATGTCCTGCCCGTCCTCGACGCACTCGACGCCGTGGGCATCCCCTATGGCGCCGTGAGCAACAACGTCCACGACTACCAGCGGGTCAAGCTCGACAGTGCGGGACTCGCCCGGGTGTCGGTCCTTGTCGGAACCGACACCGTAGGCGTGCCCAAGCCCGACCCCGCCATTTACCTGGAAGGGGTCCGTCGCTTGGGCACCAACCCGGCCGAGACCCTTTTTGTGGGCGACAACCGCCTTCTCGACGCCGAAGGCGCCACTGCCGCCGGATTGCTGGGCATCTGGTTGAACCGCACAGGTGAGCTCGCCTCCGACTTTTCCGGCCGGGAAATAGACGCCTTGACGCGACTGCTCGCCTAA
- a CDS encoding fumarylacetoacetate hydrolase family protein, whose product MRIARFVVDSDPVYGVVEGEPGSEVITVIHGDPFFNGVERTSVRHKLEDVRLLAPIIPRSKVIGVGRNFAEHARELGNEVPQHPLLFLKPNTAVVGPNDPIVLPEFSEEVSFEAELCVVIGRICKDVPEDRVEDVIFGYTCGNDLTARDVQKTDLQWARAKGFDTSAPLGPWIETELDPEDLAIKGWLNGELRQDGSTNQMIRSVRELVSIVSQAFTLLPGDVIMTGTPAGVGLVQEGDRYEIEIEGIGRLSNPVVRR is encoded by the coding sequence ATGCGTATCGCCCGGTTTGTTGTTGATTCTGATCCCGTCTACGGCGTCGTCGAAGGTGAGCCCGGCAGTGAAGTCATCACTGTTATCCACGGCGACCCCTTCTTCAACGGCGTCGAGCGGACCTCGGTCCGCCACAAGCTGGAAGACGTGCGCCTGCTGGCACCGATCATTCCGCGCAGCAAGGTGATCGGCGTCGGACGGAACTTCGCAGAGCACGCCCGGGAACTCGGTAACGAAGTTCCGCAGCACCCCTTGTTGTTCCTGAAGCCGAACACCGCCGTCGTTGGCCCCAACGATCCGATCGTGTTGCCTGAGTTCTCGGAGGAAGTCTCCTTTGAGGCGGAACTCTGCGTTGTCATTGGCCGCATCTGCAAGGATGTGCCCGAAGATCGCGTGGAGGATGTCATTTTCGGTTACACCTGCGGAAACGACCTCACGGCCCGCGACGTCCAGAAGACGGACCTGCAGTGGGCGCGTGCCAAGGGCTTCGACACGTCCGCGCCGCTCGGCCCGTGGATCGAGACGGAACTCGACCCCGAGGACCTGGCCATCAAGGGGTGGCTCAATGGTGAGCTCCGCCAGGACGGCAGCACGAACCAGATGATTCGCAGCGTTCGGGAGCTGGTGTCCATCGTTTCGCAGGCTTTCACCCTGCTTCCGGGCGATGTCATCATGACCGGGACTCCGGCCGGCGTCGGCCTGGTCCAGGAGGGCGACCGCTATGAGATCGAGATCGAAGGCATCGGCCGCTTGTCCAACCCGGTAGTCCGCCGGTAG
- a CDS encoding lysophospholipid acyltransferase family protein: MKESAQSRAMFAVLAGIARPIMNILMAKKWEGTEKLPAGGFIAAPNHCTEIDPIVVGHMLYNMKRPPHFLAKAGLFKAPVLGSLLRAANQIPVERSTTGANRSLQAAQEMVDAGGAIIIYPEGTLTRDPDLWPMKGHTGAARLALQTGAPVVPIAHWGAQEVFPRYAKRLHVFPRKTSRILVGDPVDLSAFQGRPLDRATLVEATDVIMDAITELLATLRGEEPPKGRWDPAAHNQSKHGRFQATEGTSGADGTDGQK, translated from the coding sequence TTGAAGGAATCGGCCCAGAGCCGTGCCATGTTCGCTGTTCTTGCGGGAATTGCGCGACCGATCATGAACATCCTCATGGCAAAGAAGTGGGAAGGGACCGAAAAGCTCCCCGCGGGTGGCTTCATCGCTGCACCGAACCACTGCACCGAGATCGACCCTATTGTCGTGGGGCACATGCTCTACAACATGAAGCGTCCACCGCATTTCCTCGCGAAAGCGGGCCTCTTCAAGGCCCCCGTCCTCGGTAGCCTGTTGCGCGCCGCGAACCAGATTCCTGTAGAGCGTTCGACGACGGGGGCGAACCGCTCGTTGCAAGCCGCCCAGGAAATGGTGGATGCCGGCGGCGCGATCATCATCTATCCGGAGGGCACCTTGACGCGCGATCCGGATTTGTGGCCGATGAAGGGTCACACCGGAGCGGCGCGCCTCGCACTCCAGACCGGTGCTCCCGTGGTTCCCATTGCCCATTGGGGTGCCCAAGAGGTGTTCCCCCGGTACGCCAAGCGCCTGCATGTCTTCCCGCGGAAGACTTCCCGCATCTTGGTCGGCGATCCCGTGGATCTCAGTGCTTTCCAAGGCCGGCCTCTCGACCGGGCCACCCTGGTGGAGGCTACCGACGTCATCATGGACGCCATCACGGAGCTCCTTGCAACCCTGCGCGGGGAAGAACCGCCCAAGGGACGCTGGGACCCTGCTGCCCACAACCAGTCGAAGCACGGCCGCTTCCAAGCGACTGAAGGAACCTCGGGCGCCGACGGCACGGACGGACAGAAGTGA